TTCTCAAAGTCGCTTCAACAGGCATGCCTATATATACCTCATCTGGCTTCACATCTGTTAGTGGCGCCAAAACCTTTACACCGTTTTCAAGCTCTATCAACGCTATTATGAGTGGTGCTAGATGTCTATACCCCTCTGGAACTGTATACTCTATTGTATAGCTTATCACCTTTCCCCTCTTCGGCAACTCAACCTTTTCCACCTCAAGAGATCCGCAATATGGGCATGCAGGCTTTGGCGGGTAGAACACCCTACCACATTTTCTGCATTTAGAGCCCTCTAATCTGTATCTAGCCCCCCTTTCTCTCCAAATCCTCGCAGGAGACATCCTCATGTAGATCACCTCTTCAAAATAGTTACAGTTGTTAGTGTTGCAACACCCCCAGTATTCATGGCAAGTCCATAATCAGCTTTGCCCACTTTAACACCCGGGAAATCTCCTCTAAGCTGCATAGCTATCTCAGCCACTTGATAAACCCCTGTAGCGCCAACTGGGTGGCCCCTCGCCTTCAGCCCTCCACTCAAATTGATAGATGGTTTGTCTCCCGCTGCAAATCTACCGTCTTTTATAAGCTTCCACGACTCTCCCAACTCAGCAAAGCCGAGCCCCTCAATCGATAGAAGAGCTGTTATTGTAAATGCATCATGTATCTCTGCAACATCTATATCCCTTGGTCCAACACCAGCCATCTTATACGCTTTTTCAGCTGCTATCCTAACGCTCATTGGGTTGAGCAGATCCTCCCTAGATGCTAGGTCAAGGCCGTCGCTTCCCATGCCAACTCCAACTATCTGGATAGGGGTATCACTAATTTTTCCAGCAACATCCTCTGAAGCTAGTAATACAGCAGCTGCTCCATCGCCTATAGGTGAAGAGTCCATCAATCTTATTGGATCTGCTATAACAGCCGATTTCAAGACATCCTCTACTGTTATTTTATTTCTTAGCTGTGCATAGGGGTTTTGAGAGCCGTGTTCATGCATTCTAACAGGCCATATTGCAAGATCCTCTCTCTTCGCTTCGTATCTATGCATATAGAGCCTCATTACAAGGGCGTTGAGCGCTACAAAACTCGTTCCATATATTGCCTCGTGCTCGAAATCAGCTGCTTGTGCTAGTGCGGCTGTTGTTGTTGTTGTTGGGTAGTCAGACATCTTCTCAACCCCAATAACAAGCACCTGGTTGTATAGCCCTGAGGCAACAAGTGCATAGCCAGCCGCTATAGCATGTCCCCCACTTCCACATGCAGCCTCTACCTTGAATCCCCCTCTACCTCTGAGACCAATTGCATCTGCAACCAATGCAGCTAAAGAGTCTTGCTGGAAAAGCGAGCTGCTCATCATATTACCAACAACTATGGCCTCCGGAGAAAACAGTTTAACGTCGTTAACAAGGTTTTTCACAGCCATGTGAACAAGCTCTTGGAATCCCTTGTCATAGTGCCTATCAATCTTCGCCATGCCAACTCCTGTCACGAACACCCTTCTCAAACTGCATCACATTGCAAATGTTTTTGTACAAGGGTTATATAAAGCATATTTTTCCGTAAGGCCAACCATATACTAGATGTCTTGAGTCATGCCCACTGAACTGTGATGAGTATCGGGGTATAGGAAGAAAAGTTGATGGGTGATGCCACTATGGAGTTTAGGACTCATTATTGGAGTATGCTAAGACCCGATGCCGTGGAGGCGCTACATAACGAGGTGTTTAGAAAGGTTCTAAGCTGGTACTACTCAGTGTTGGTAGAGGACTACCCAGCTAAATTCCACATTGTAAAGGTCGTTCCAATACCAAGTGACATCAATATAAACTCTTGTGATGAGGAATGCTTGTGGGGTGTTCACCGAGAACTTGAGAAGAACTTCCTATCGCTATGGAGAGAGGTTAGGAAAGAGGGCATAAAATTCAGAGAGTTTAAGAAGAGGTATGGAGAAGTGCCTAGAAGCTTCCTCGACTTGAAAATAGCCATAGCTAAGAGCATCCTGAGAAACTGCAGGTTTTGTGAATGGAGATGTGGAGTCGATAGATATGCTGGAAATAGGGGGGTTTGCAGGCTGGATTCGAGGACCTATGTACACAGCTGGTTTCTGCACATAGGTGAGGAAGCGCCTCTAGTGCCCAGTGGAACGATATTCTATGGGAGCTGCAACTTCAGGTGTGTATACTGTCAAAACTGGGATATATCACAGGAAAACCCGTTTAGCGGGGTTGTTGTTGAACCACGGCAGCTAGCATTAATGCAAAAAGAGCTTAGAGATAGTGGTGCGAGGAACATCAACCATGTTGGTGGTGAGCCAACACCGAATCTACACATAATTTTGGAGAGTCTAAGGTATCTAGATGTGAATGTTATACAGTTGTGGAACAGTAATTTCTATATGAGTCTAGAGTCGATGGATCTGCTAAAGCATGTGATTGACATATGGCTTCCAGACTTCAAATATGGTAACAACGAATGTGCCTTGAGGTTATCAAAAGTCCCTAGATACGTCGATGTTGTTGGCAGAAACCATAAGATTGCAGTTGAATGGGGGGACATGATAATAAGGCATCTGGTTCTGCCAAACCACATAGAGTGTTGCTCGAAAAAAGTTTTGAAGTGGATTGCAGACAACCTGCCGCTGGACAGAGTGTTGGTGAACATAATGGATCAGTATAGGCCAGAGTACAAAGCATTTGAATACAAAGACATTTCGAGAAGGCCCTCAGCAAAGGAGTTGGAGGAGGTTTTCGACTATGCAGATAAGCTAGGAATTCTCTGGAGAGATATATCGAGATAGACAAAGCCAAGTTGAGAAGGATTCATCGAAGTGGCAAACAATTTGTGCTCCTGCTTAAAACTCTGTTTTAGAAGATATTGTGTAGTAGCTGAGGATTCTGACTATGGAGTTGAGAGACATATTGAAACACTATTCTAACCCCATAGTGAAAGAGACTATATTTGATTACTGCAAAGACAGGTGGGTTGCGGTAGAGGGAGCAGTCGAGAATAGCAGAATATTCGTTAGATATTTCGGTAAAAAACCTCTGAAGCTCGACAACATGAATACTCTCCTCGATATTCTGACAAAATATAGGCACTTGAATCCTAGAACAGTCTACGCCTCTCTCAACATTTACGGCAAGTTAGGTGCGATAGAAGACATTGAAAACCCCCTCAACATTGCTGCTACAACACCTTTTTGGGATATAGATGTTGAGGGTTTGGAGAACTGGAGACTAGCCATAGATGCTGCAAAAATCATAGTCGACTTTATAACGAGTAGATATGGCCAGCTGAAATCTTTGTACATTGTCTGGAGTGGTGAGGGTGCTCATGTGAGATTGCATGAGAGGGCAATACCCCCAGAGATCTTTGATACCTATAGCCCAGTTGATGTTGCCTATGCCATTGTTGAGTATGTGCTTGAGAATGTGAAGGATAAAATATCTGAGTTGGCTCAGAGGTCTGGGGGCAAGGTCAAGGTGGAGAATCTTGTAGACCCCAAAAGAGTTTTCACAGCCCCGCTATCTATCCACAGAAAGCATGATCTAGTCGCTGTTGTCATAGATGCTAAAAACATGGATTCATTTGATATAAGCTGGGCTAGCATCAGAAACTTCAAAACAGATGACTCATGGAAATATTTTAGCCCTGGAGAGGCCGAAGCTCTTGTTAGAGATGCTATAAAGATTCTCTCAGAGAAGAGACATAGATATAGAATAGCTATAGGATCTGGCAAGAGAGTTTTAGCTGAAGGGGATATAGATAGGTTCAATGTTATGGCAGTTCTCCAGGCTGCCAGATACTACCTCCTGACGGGAGATCTTGAAAAGGCTAAGAGCTTTGGATTGAACAGAGCTATCTTCTATGCATATCTCAAATATTATGGCAGATTCAAAGCCCATAGCAAGAGAAGAGAGGGGCTAAAGGAAATCGAGCCGACAACCCTGGGCCCCGAGGATCTTGCAACCAAAGGGTCTCCCAAATCTCTGCCCATCGAAGATGGCGTTGAAACATCTAGTGATGGCTTTTTCATGATTGGTGGTAGGGTTCAAACACCAGATGAATTCGATAGAAATGTTGTTAGAAAAATAGAGGCAATAGCACCTTTCGACATTGTTTGGGAGGCTACACTAAAATACATCTCAAGGTTTCCTAAACACATTCTAGTCGATCCACAAAAGTTTTACAAACATGTCTATGAGCCTGTAAGAGACGGTTTTACGAAGAAAGTTGTTGAGGAGATTATAGAGCCTCCACCGCAACAACTATACGTTAAAAAGGATGAGAGGAAACCAGTCGATGTTGAGCCTATAATAAAACATGCTTCCCTAATGAAGTGGGCTAAGAAACCCTCGTCTCCAACCTCTCAACAGATGCAGAGTAGGGATGAAGAGAGTCAGCAATGAATTTTGCAACATCTTCAGCTATTTTAATAGCTTTTTCACTGCTCTCATCTGAGGCCATTATATATAGCTCTATAACTGGCTTGCCAAGTTCTTCTCCTCTTGGATGCGACTTGACATATATCCTAGCGAATTTCTTAACGGCTTTCTCGATGAATGGAGCTAAGGAGGCCTCTGGAACACCCACCAACCTAATAGTTATCTCTGCTATGTGAATACTTGGACCAATGCTTTTTAGCCTTGGCTCAACCCAGCCCTCCCACATACTCATCATCTCATTTGGGACGCCAGGCAGGGAAACAATGATGGTGTTTTCATGTTCTATCCAGCTGCCAGGGGCTGTTCCAATAGGGTTTGGAATTGGCTTTGCACCCTCTGGTAGATAGGCCATTTTAATCCTCTCTGGCGTTAGTGGCAAGCCCCTCTTATCGTACTTCTCCTTAACAGCTTTGAAGGCCTCTTCATTTAGAATAAGTCTTCTATTCAAAGCTTTTGCAACGGCTTCCAAAGTTCTATCATCGTATGTTGGTCCAAGACCCCCTGTTGTTACTATGACTCTGGGACTATCATGCAATAACACACTACTTAAATATTTCGAGACAATCTCAACATCATCAACAAGGGTTATTACACCTATGACGTTGAAGCCAAGTAAAGTAAGTCTTCTGCCAATGTAAGCAGCGTTTGTGTTTACAACTCTTCCCTGAACAAGCTCTGTACCGATTGTAAATATCCATGCAGTGTAGCTCATGGATAATTCGCCACGGTGTGCTATCTGATTAAGTTTTAGATTTTGGCTTAATAAATATGTTTAGCAATTTCGTGAAGCTTTTTATAAAAATTCTTTAATCTGGCTATCCTTCTCACTAGGCTACGCATCCAGGTTTGGCCAAGGCCCTGCACAAAAGGTGCCTTGAGTTGAAGATGTATCCACAGTGTGTGGTATGTCAAATTAATGTTCGTTATAGGGATTTGGAGAAAGCGAGGAACATGAACAATAACGAGAAGATAGCTGTGATGAGCAATGTTATTGGCATTGTAAAAGATTTTATCGATGAATGTTCAAAAGAGACAGCATACCCTTGTGTACCAACTATTCTTGCAACAAAGCTATTCAGATTTATGAAAAAGGTTTTAGGCAGCGATGATCCTTATCTAGATGAGAAAATAGCTTCTCATAAAGAGGCTTTAAAGCTTTACGATAGTGTTAAGAAGATTGTTTTTAGCGAAGCTGATGTTGGCAAGCAGTTAGAGAGAGCCATAAGATTTTCTATACTTGGCAATCTCCTCGACATTGGTGTGCTCAATTACACCCCTCCAAAGGTTGAAGAGATTATTGAAAAGGCTTTGAAGATGGATATCTATGGGGATCTCATCAAAGCTATAGACATTTTGCTAAACTCGAAAAATGTTGTTGTGATACTTGATAACGCTGGCGAGGCTGTTTTTGATAAACTGTTAGCGGATGTTCTAAGAGAGAATGGCGCAAAGGTTTACGCCATTGTTAAGGGCAGGTCCTTCCAAAACGATGTAACGATAAAAGATGCTTTTGTAGCTGAACTCGATAAAAGTTTTGATGTTGTGCTCGATACTGGGACTGACGCCTCTAGTATTTTCTTAGATGAGTTGAGGGAGGAGGCAAGAAAAGCTATAGAGGAGGCTAATGTGATAGTTGCGAAGGGTATGGCTAACTACGAGTATATCACAGAGGTTGAGAGGGTCCTCGGCAAAACGGTTATATACCTTCTAGTAGCAAAGTGTATGCCAATATCTATCGACACAGGAATACCGTTGGGCAAAGCAGGTGTTTTAGTCCACAGAGCTAGACGAGTAGATTCTATGTGAATACCAAAGCTTTATAAAACCTGGATAACACTGTGCTTAGACACTTGGAGACTTTGTAGTGGTGCATCAAAATAATGTCATATGAGTACATGTGGATGGGAGAACAAAGAAAAAGGCCTGTAGCTACAATAGCCATTGTAGCCATAAACGTTGCTGTATACCTATACACGTCTTACCAAAACTTCTTCGCTCAGACAACAGATGAATGGGTCAACACCCTCTCATACATACCAGTTCTCCTCCAAACACCGTCTCAATGGTATAGAATTATAACAAGCATGTTTACACATGCAGACATATTCCACATATTCTTCAACATGTGGTTTCTATACTTCTTCGGCTCCGAAGTCGAGAAGAGGTTGGGCAGCCTAAAGTACCTAATACTCTATTTCGCCTCTGGTCTCCTAGCAATAGTTTTCCACACAGCCTTCATACCGATAGGAGGTGGCATAAACCTTGTTATCCCAGCTCTCGGAGCCTCTGGAGCCATAAGCGGTGTGCTTGGAGCATACCTAATGCTTTATCCAAGAAGAAAGCTGTCAGGCTGTTATCTAATACTGATAATACCTCTGTGCTTCACAATGACAGCATCGTGGTTTCTTTTGCTGTGGTTCGCCACACAGGTTATCTACGGCTATCTCAAGTTCGGTGGCGTAGCATTTTTTGCTCATGTCGGCGGGTTTGTGAGTGGAATTGCACTTGTATACCCCTTTGCCAGAAGGAGGGAAGCTACGGTAGAGCCGCTATACCAGCCATTCTTCATGGAGTGGAGGCATAGACCCGGTCTCGGAAGAACACTCAAAGCAGTTCTTGCAATACTTCTACTAGCCGTTATTGGCGGAGCAGCATACGCAACATTGATAGCCCCATCGATGAGCGGAGTCTACATGTACACAATAAGGGTTGTTGAAAATGGTGGGATCATGTCAGAGGACCAGGCATTCTTCTCGCCACCAAGCGACTCTGTGCCTCCATCTACTGACAACCCGAGGATCGTCTTTAACAGGCTTCTATGGTCTGGAATGCTTGTAAATCCTAGCTATCCAAGCAATGAGGTTGTTAGGTTGCAGTTTTCAGGTAGAATTAGAGATCCCAACTATGGTCTGAACATAAGGCTTTCAGTTGATGGTTCAGCCATGTATGACTCGAATCACATTCTAAAAAGCTTCAACGGATCTATAAAAACCGATGTTATTAACGTTGGATACTATTGGCTGTGGCCTGTAGCAAGCATAGGCGAGTACAAAACATTTTCTGTCAGCATCGATGGAGAGGATGTTGCAGGCAATGTCGGCCCCACAATAGTCTTTCCATTTGCAGGGATCTCGACACTTATGTCAATTCTAGCGCTATACATATCCATATACAAGGATCGTGAAATAGCCGAAGAGGAGCTGTGGTTTGTAACACCGTTTCAGATATAGGATGATCGAATTGAGTGCGCATGGACATGAACACCTTTTTGTTGATAGATTCTCTATATGCTTCATAGTCACAAGCGATAGTGTTTTAAGAGGCTTGAAAACCGATGAGATAAGGCCTATAGCAGAGAATCTTGGTAGCCTATGCCCAAAGGCTCTTTTAAATGGCTATGTGGTTATAGGCAATAGTATTGGGGATATAAGGAAGGTTGTTCTAGACAATGCAAATAGATGCGATGTGATTGTCGTGTCTGGGGGGACTGGCATAAGCAGGAAAGATGTTAGTGTAGAAGCTGTCGAGCCTGTTGCAGACAAGGCTCTGCCGGGTTTTGGAGAGCTCTTTAGAGCTATGAGCTATAGAGATGTTGGTGCTAGAGCATATCTATCGAGAGCCTCTGCCTATGTTGTAAACAGCTCCTTGGTCTTCATTGTGCCGGGTAATCCAAGCGCTGTCAAACTGGCGCTGGAGATAATATGTGAAATGGCTCTGCATGCGTTGTACGAGGTAAGGAGATGAATAACTGCTGAGGGTATGCACATATTGACAGACGATGGAAATAGCGGTGAATATTTAATAGAGTCTCTAAGGCTTGCCGCGGGAAACACATTTATTCTATTTCTTGGCGAGTTTCTATACAATTTGATACTAGCAATAGGTTCTTTCTTCATTGCTAGGATTCTTGGTAGCGAGGGATATGGTGCATTTTCTCTAGCTTTGGTGCCCCCGCTCTCACTTGTTTCGCTAATGTCTCTAGGGATAGACACGGCCGCAACTAGGTACATACAAAAATTTCTTGCTGAGAAGAGAAGAGGGTATGCAGTAAGGGTTATTAAAGCATCGCTTCTTCTTAGACTTAGCATAAACCTAGTTGGATTTGCGCTATGCTTTTTGCTTTCAACACAGATGGCACAGATGTTTACTAATAGAGCTGAGCTTGGGCCATATGTTAAGGTAACATCCATTGTAGCTCTTTTCCAAGGTCTCTACAGCTTGTTTTTAGCAATTTTCATTGGTATGAACATGGCTGTGGGCGCATCTATAACAAAAGTTGTTTACAGCATTTCGAAGATCGTCATATCGATTTCTCTTCTAGCAATATTTGGCATGGGTGTTATGGGGGCTTTGCTAGGGAATATTGCTGGATATGCAATCTCGCTGGTTGCTGCTACAGCCTTTCTAGTAATATTGTTGCGCAGGTCTGGCAATGATGAAGCTGGGGATGTGAGGGGTATTACTGTAGAGCTTCTACGCTATGGCATACCACTATACATTTCGTCGACAGTCTCTATAGCAGTTTCTATATATCAGAACCTTTTATTGGCATATACACTACCACTTACTGACATAGGGGGTTATAGAGCTATATCCAATTTTAGTGTGCTCATATCAGTTGTATCCGCACCTATCTCTGCATCGCTCTTACCCCTCTTCACACAGTTCTATGCAAGGTCTCAGAAGCTTGATGAGCTACTCGATCTATTGAATAGGTACACAGCCTTTGTTTTAGTGCCTGTTACTATGGCTGCAATGATATTTTCTAGAGAGCTCATATACCTTTTCTACGGCTCTCAATATCTATTTGCCTATCGATATCTCCCCCTACTGCTTGCGCCAAACCTGTTATCAGGCCTTGGAGGAGTTACCGTGCCAGCCTTGCTGAATGCTGTTGGAGATACCAAGGCAAATATGAAGGCATCTATAATATCTTCAATAGTTCTTGTAGCAACATCTTATATACTAACCATTGTTCTTGACCTTGGTCTGTGGGGATATCTAACATCTCTTCTAATATCATCGATTGTAGGTACCATAGCAGCTATACAGTATGCTAAGCGATACGTGATGAGGGTTGTTAATGTTAGGGAAAGCATAGGAATATACGCTGCATCGGCTGTAGCGCTAGTTGCTGTTGTCCCAATATTCTATATTCCTATTCCAAGGCTTGTAAGCTTGTTTAGACTTGCTGTTGGATTCACACTATTTGTCTTGGTTTACATAGCTTTATCGATTTATGCTCGAATAATTGGCGAAGCCGATATAAAATTCTTTGTAAATGCATTTAGCAAATTCCCGCTGGTAAATGTGGTGATGGATATTTTGGCGAGATATGCCATTGCCTTGACCAAACTTGTGAACAGCTCTAGGAGGGGGCGCAAGAACCTTCAATAGCTTTTTTGCATTCCCTTGCAAGCTTTTAAATTAAGAACACATACTGTATACATTGCTGGGTGTGAACATGAGAGATATCGAGAAATATGCGCGTCTAATTGTAGACTATTGTGTGTCTGTAAAGAAATTCGATGAGGTCGCTATATATGGTTCTGTAGAGGCGATGCCTCTTATCAGAGAGATTTGGAGAGAGGCTGTTGTTAGAGGTGCTTATCCGAGGCTTATAATAAACGACGATTATCTATCAGAAGTGTTTTACAGATATGCCCCCAAGGAGCTCCTCGAATATGTTTCGCCTATAGACAAGTTTATTGCTGAGAAAATTGCTGTGAGAATCTCAATTCTATCACCACAACACTCAAAACCGTTGGTAAACGTCGACCCAGACAAGATTAGACAGAGATACAAAGCAATTAGAGAGATTAGAGATATTTTCACCAAGAGGGATGCTGCTGGGGATCTGAGATGGGTTGTAGCACCCTATCCAACCTATGCCATGGCACAAGAGGCAGGGATGTCGCCCATAGAATTCGAAGAGTTTGTATATAGAGCTGTAAAGCTATATGAGAGCGATCCTGTCAGGGCCTGGATTGAGCAGGGCAAATGGCAAGAGAAGATAGCTAATATGTTGTCTAAGGTTGACGAACTTAGGATAGTGTCAGAGAACACAGATCTTCTCGCTAAGGTTGGTGGGAGAACGTGGATAAACGATGATGGGAGAAACAACATGCCTGGTGGAGAAGTTTTCTCGGCTCCACACGAAGACGGTGTCGAGGGGTTCATAGAGTTCGAGTTCCCAGCAGTGTATAGTGGTGTTGAGGTTGAGAGAGTGAGGCTCGTATTTAGGAGGGGAGAGGTTGTTGAGGCAAATGCTCTAAAAGGTGCAGAATTTCTTAGGAAAATGCTTGAAGTTGATGAAGGGGCTAGAAGAGTGGGCGAAATAGCATTTGGGCTAAACTATGACATCAATAGATTCACGAAAGAGATACTATTCGATGAGAAGATTGGTGGCACAATGCACATGGCTCTAGGCTCAGCATATCTAAGAACTGGTGGAAGGAATATGTCCTCGATCCACTGGGACATGGTAAAGGATATGAGGAGAGGAAGGGTATACGTAGACAAGGATTTGATATATGAGAATGGCAAGTTCATAAAAGATGTTGTGTAGATAGAATTGATTGTTATAGAGATAAATAAGGGTAGGGTAATTGTTAGAAAATGGAATATGAAAGACATTGAAGAAGCTGTTTATGTACTTGTTCAGCTGATTCCAATAGGATGTGTAACAACGTATAAAGATATTGCAAATGTATTAAAATTAAGCCCTAGGCTCGTTGCGAAGATACTAAGTAGAAACAGAAACCCCATAGCAATACCCTGCCACAGAGTCATAAAATCTGATGGGAAATTGGGAGGATATACACTCAATGGAAGAAAAGCTCCAAAGCTCAAAGAACTTCTTTTAAGATTCGAGGGATTTAACAGCTGCATATACAGCTTAGCTAAATTGCTTGAAGCAAATGACTAATTCATCAACTCTTAACCACTGACCTTATTTACCAGCTAGCAAATAAGTAACTATGTGGAGCTAAGTGTCTGGATCTATGAAGAAGATAAAGATTCCAGAAGAGTATAGCCTGACATCGGTAGACGACGTTCTTAGGTTATTCTCTCTACAACAGATTCCTATAGATAATGTAGATGGATCTATAATTCTATCAGTGAAAGAGGGTTTGCTGAAAAAGGTTGCGAATATATATAGGGTATATGTTTGGATAGCTGGAAAAAGTCTTTTCTTTGGGTTATATAGCGAAAGTGGTTTAACAGCTTTTGCTAGAATGGATAGAGAAAAAGACACAGCTTTGCTCAGTTGCATCGATAAGAAATACCAAAGGCTCTGTGATGAGGTATTTAAGTTGTTGAGCAAAGGTATAGAACATGCAACAGAAAAAGGCTTAAGAACAGTAGAGATGGAAAGTGTTAACAGATTCAGGCTTACTGATACATATGAGAAGTTACTTGATGGATTTGCAGAAATAACTGTAGCTTCTGCGGCAATCAAATACCCGGCTGTTGAGCGAAGGGTTCTAGAATCAATTGCTACGGAGTTTAGCTCTGTTCAAGATATTATAGACTATATTTGCCGGAGATACAGCTCAGGAACCTACATAGCAGTTGTGCTGGCACAAGAGTGGATGTTCGCACTGGCAATAAACATTGATATGAAGGAGTATACACCATCTTATATAAATTGGGCAACAAACATACGAGTTGTTGGGTATGAAGCCATCAAAAAATTAGAGCAGCATCTATATGAAGCAAACGTGAAGTTCCACATATATAGAATGACCCAGTAAGTTTCTCTTCTATCAATTCAAATCCTATGAAAATTGTATTTCATGAACTTTCCATAGGATACCTTTTATAGTCGCTAAACAACATAGGTAAATAGACCCGCGAATAAAGGTGAAAGTCGTGGACGCAAAGAGATTCATACTAATAGCTATAGCGGCAGTAGCTATAGCATCGATAGTGGGAATAGCAACACTAAGCTATGTCGAGGCACAGACAAGTAATAATAACAATGGGAATAAAT
Above is a genomic segment from Ignisphaera sp. containing:
- a CDS encoding molybdopterin-binding protein — translated: MIELSAHGHEHLFVDRFSICFIVTSDSVLRGLKTDEIRPIAENLGSLCPKALLNGYVVIGNSIGDIRKVVLDNANRCDVIVVSGGTGISRKDVSVEAVEPVADKALPGFGELFRAMSYRDVGARAYLSRASAYVVNSSLVFIVPGNPSAVKLALEIICEMALHALYEVRR
- a CDS encoding oligosaccharide flippase family protein gives rise to the protein MHILTDDGNSGEYLIESLRLAAGNTFILFLGEFLYNLILAIGSFFIARILGSEGYGAFSLALVPPLSLVSLMSLGIDTAATRYIQKFLAEKRRGYAVRVIKASLLLRLSINLVGFALCFLLSTQMAQMFTNRAELGPYVKVTSIVALFQGLYSLFLAIFIGMNMAVGASITKVVYSISKIVISISLLAIFGMGVMGALLGNIAGYAISLVAATAFLVILLRRSGNDEAGDVRGITVELLRYGIPLYISSTVSIAVSIYQNLLLAYTLPLTDIGGYRAISNFSVLISVVSAPISASLLPLFTQFYARSQKLDELLDLLNRYTAFVLVPVTMAAMIFSRELIYLFYGSQYLFAYRYLPLLLAPNLLSGLGGVTVPALLNAVGDTKANMKASIISSIVLVATSYILTIVLDLGLWGYLTSLLISSIVGTIAAIQYAKRYVMRVVNVRESIGIYAASAVALVAVVPIFYIPIPRLVSLFRLAVGFTLFVLVYIALSIYARIIGEADIKFFVNAFSKFPLVNVVMDILARYAIALTKLVNSSRRGRKNLQ
- a CDS encoding ARMT1-like domain-containing protein encodes the protein MYPQCVVCQINVRYRDLEKARNMNNNEKIAVMSNVIGIVKDFIDECSKETAYPCVPTILATKLFRFMKKVLGSDDPYLDEKIASHKEALKLYDSVKKIVFSEADVGKQLERAIRFSILGNLLDIGVLNYTPPKVEEIIEKALKMDIYGDLIKAIDILLNSKNVVVILDNAGEAVFDKLLADVLRENGAKVYAIVKGRSFQNDVTIKDAFVAELDKSFDVVLDTGTDASSIFLDELREEARKAIEEANVIVAKGMANYEYITEVERVLGKTVIYLLVAKCMPISIDTGIPLGKAGVLVHRARRVDSM
- a CDS encoding Zn-ribbon domain-containing OB-fold protein, which encodes MRMSPARIWRERGARYRLEGSKCRKCGRVFYPPKPACPYCGSLEVEKVELPKRGKVISYTIEYTVPEGYRHLAPLIIALIELENGVKVLAPLTDVKPDEVYIGMPVEATLRRIWEESDEGLIVYGIKFTPAIP
- a CDS encoding nicotinamide mononucleotide deamidase-related protein, which codes for MSYTAWIFTIGTELVQGRVVNTNAAYIGRRLTLLGFNVIGVITLVDDVEIVSKYLSSVLLHDSPRVIVTTGGLGPTYDDRTLEAVAKALNRRLILNEEAFKAVKEKYDKRGLPLTPERIKMAYLPEGAKPIPNPIGTAPGSWIEHENTIIVSLPGVPNEMMSMWEGWVEPRLKSIGPSIHIAEITIRLVGVPEASLAPFIEKAVKKFARIYVKSHPRGEELGKPVIELYIMASDESSEKAIKIAEDVAKFIADSLHPYSASVERLETRVS
- a CDS encoding radical SAM protein, with amino-acid sequence MEFRTHYWSMLRPDAVEALHNEVFRKVLSWYYSVLVEDYPAKFHIVKVVPIPSDININSCDEECLWGVHRELEKNFLSLWREVRKEGIKFREFKKRYGEVPRSFLDLKIAIAKSILRNCRFCEWRCGVDRYAGNRGVCRLDSRTYVHSWFLHIGEEAPLVPSGTIFYGSCNFRCVYCQNWDISQENPFSGVVVEPRQLALMQKELRDSGARNINHVGGEPTPNLHIILESLRYLDVNVIQLWNSNFYMSLESMDLLKHVIDIWLPDFKYGNNECALRLSKVPRYVDVVGRNHKIAVEWGDMIIRHLVLPNHIECCSKKVLKWIADNLPLDRVLVNIMDQYRPEYKAFEYKDISRRPSAKELEEVFDYADKLGILWRDISR
- a CDS encoding aminopeptidase, giving the protein MRDIEKYARLIVDYCVSVKKFDEVAIYGSVEAMPLIREIWREAVVRGAYPRLIINDDYLSEVFYRYAPKELLEYVSPIDKFIAEKIAVRISILSPQHSKPLVNVDPDKIRQRYKAIREIRDIFTKRDAAGDLRWVVAPYPTYAMAQEAGMSPIEFEEFVYRAVKLYESDPVRAWIEQGKWQEKIANMLSKVDELRIVSENTDLLAKVGGRTWINDDGRNNMPGGEVFSAPHEDGVEGFIEFEFPAVYSGVEVERVRLVFRRGEVVEANALKGAEFLRKMLEVDEGARRVGEIAFGLNYDINRFTKEILFDEKIGGTMHMALGSAYLRTGGRNMSSIHWDMVKDMRRGRVYVDKDLIYENGKFIKDVV
- a CDS encoding thiolase domain-containing protein; the encoded protein is MFVTGVGMAKIDRHYDKGFQELVHMAVKNLVNDVKLFSPEAIVVGNMMSSSLFQQDSLAALVADAIGLRGRGGFKVEAACGSGGHAIAAGYALVASGLYNQVLVIGVEKMSDYPTTTTTAALAQAADFEHEAIYGTSFVALNALVMRLYMHRYEAKREDLAIWPVRMHEHGSQNPYAQLRNKITVEDVLKSAVIADPIRLMDSSPIGDGAAAVLLASEDVAGKISDTPIQIVGVGMGSDGLDLASREDLLNPMSVRIAAEKAYKMAGVGPRDIDVAEIHDAFTITALLSIEGLGFAELGESWKLIKDGRFAAGDKPSINLSGGLKARGHPVGATGVYQVAEIAMQLRGDFPGVKVGKADYGLAMNTGGVATLTTVTILKR
- a CDS encoding rhomboid family intramembrane serine protease produces the protein MSYEYMWMGEQRKRPVATIAIVAINVAVYLYTSYQNFFAQTTDEWVNTLSYIPVLLQTPSQWYRIITSMFTHADIFHIFFNMWFLYFFGSEVEKRLGSLKYLILYFASGLLAIVFHTAFIPIGGGINLVIPALGASGAISGVLGAYLMLYPRRKLSGCYLILIIPLCFTMTASWFLLLWFATQVIYGYLKFGGVAFFAHVGGFVSGIALVYPFARRREATVEPLYQPFFMEWRHRPGLGRTLKAVLAILLLAVIGGAAYATLIAPSMSGVYMYTIRVVENGGIMSEDQAFFSPPSDSVPPSTDNPRIVFNRLLWSGMLVNPSYPSNEVVRLQFSGRIRDPNYGLNIRLSVDGSAMYDSNHILKSFNGSIKTDVINVGYYWLWPVASIGEYKTFSVSIDGEDVAGNVGPTIVFPFAGISTLMSILALYISIYKDREIAEEELWFVTPFQI